In Tistrella bauzanensis, the following are encoded in one genomic region:
- a CDS encoding LysR family transcriptional regulator has translation MKEQMGLERLAGLIAFARAGSMGSYTAAARSLSITPSAVSKSVQRLEQRLGVSLFTRTTRSLTLTPEGRDLHERALTLLRDAEDIEQMAITARSEPSGTLRIAAPLPIGIHVIAPALPAFRRRYPAVAVDLRLNDQLVDLIEHRIDVAVRIGELADGRLLSRRLTPHRLCAFASPGYLARRGTPAHPNALAGHDTVNLRYQSTGQVFRWPFRIGGQVVEIVPQSGLVVDASDALIAALAADGGIGVCATFITAPYVARGELVPILSEFAVDRDNITALWPESRRANPAVRAFLAVLHEIFHDRMTAAADLSL, from the coding sequence ATGAAGGAACAAATGGGATTGGAGCGGCTGGCGGGTCTGATCGCCTTTGCCAGGGCCGGGTCGATGGGCAGCTACACGGCCGCTGCCCGGTCGCTGTCGATCACCCCCTCGGCGGTGAGCAAGAGTGTGCAACGGCTGGAGCAGCGCCTGGGCGTGTCGCTGTTCACCCGCACCACGCGCTCGTTGACGCTGACACCCGAAGGGCGCGATCTGCACGAGCGTGCGCTGACGCTGCTGCGTGACGCGGAAGACATCGAGCAGATGGCCATAACCGCCCGCTCCGAGCCTTCCGGCACCTTGCGGATCGCAGCGCCGCTGCCGATCGGGATCCATGTGATCGCCCCCGCGCTGCCGGCCTTCCGCAGACGCTATCCCGCGGTGGCGGTCGATCTGCGGCTCAACGATCAGCTCGTCGATCTTATCGAGCACCGGATCGATGTCGCGGTCCGGATCGGCGAACTGGCGGACGGCCGGCTGCTGTCGCGCCGGCTTACGCCGCACCGGCTCTGTGCCTTCGCATCACCGGGCTATCTGGCGAGGCGTGGCACGCCGGCGCACCCGAACGCCCTGGCGGGGCATGACACGGTCAACCTCCGTTACCAGAGCACGGGGCAGGTGTTCCGCTGGCCGTTCCGGATCGGTGGGCAGGTCGTCGAGATCGTCCCGCAATCCGGACTCGTCGTCGACGCCAGCGATGCGCTGATCGCAGCCCTCGCGGCCGATGGTGGCATCGGCGTCTGTGCGACCTTCATCACGGCGCCCTATGTGGCGCGGGGCGAACTGGTCCCGATCTTGTCCGAATTTGCCGTCGACCGCGACAACATCACGGCACTCTGGCCGGAAAGCCGGCGGGCG